A region of Thermococcus argininiproducens DNA encodes the following proteins:
- a CDS encoding DUF2139 domain-containing protein: MKILEHINRFPQRYGPEWGSGGIFGLRYYNDVLYFTVAFEAQAHFIREDSKRIYEFELVGEKPTSGGDTYNAVETVDEFIYFGGWVHAPAIYEGKNEKSTISFVNKYSHVHEYDTENDEIRLLWKESIHHNTDWAGEVSDIIYDPYEDKLLIAREDGHANLGIYELDRKSGKMELLNENPSLKGALVHDTVFFGVGKNFNWGMMEVHVFDLITRKWERFPVGQTSVDGNSFVRPNLGDMESAYNRVFAFVRGGMFVGNPVNEEEMVFVRLFDFPNFYAPMRTNALTIGGGILVAYNAHHDAVYKPMNEEGRIMAEFTNSINAPSLLLYITPPMVKIVGIFGARITSIEKAFGEILLGTNTTPNTGALEATPFDTGNKDIVILDEAIIQSAPPALSISIEMASLAKAEQLFGASAFGGIPLDGYKNPRMIINASKDNRLTVYEYDLSLPVGRAYEEVIGIEEGRNVIDLSAFSGIVSFKLKKPDFAGKIKIELL, encoded by the coding sequence ATGAAAATACTGGAACATATTAATAGGTTTCCTCAAAGATATGGTCCAGAATGGGGAAGTGGAGGGATATTTGGGCTGAGATATTACAACGATGTTCTCTATTTTACAGTGGCATTTGAGGCCCAGGCCCACTTCATAAGGGAAGACTCAAAAAGAATCTATGAGTTCGAACTTGTTGGAGAAAAACCAACATCCGGTGGAGATACGTACAATGCAGTTGAGACAGTGGATGAATTTATTTATTTTGGAGGCTGGGTTCATGCTCCAGCAATCTATGAAGGGAAAAATGAGAAGTCCACTATAAGTTTTGTAAACAAATACTCTCATGTTCATGAATATGATACTGAAAATGATGAAATAAGACTCCTATGGAAAGAGTCAATTCACCATAATACTGACTGGGCTGGAGAGGTCAGTGACATAATTTATGACCCGTATGAAGACAAACTCCTCATAGCAAGAGAGGATGGCCATGCAAATCTCGGCATATATGAACTCGATAGGAAAAGCGGAAAAATGGAACTTTTGAATGAAAACCCAAGCCTCAAGGGAGCGCTTGTTCATGATACTGTCTTCTTTGGGGTAGGCAAAAATTTCAATTGGGGCATGATGGAGGTTCATGTCTTTGACCTTATTACAAGAAAGTGGGAGCGGTTCCCAGTAGGTCAGACCTCAGTGGATGGAAACTCATTTGTACGACCTAACCTTGGAGATATGGAAAGCGCATATAACAGAGTATTTGCCTTTGTTAGAGGCGGAATGTTCGTTGGAAATCCAGTTAATGAAGAAGAAATGGTTTTTGTGAGGCTCTTTGATTTTCCAAATTTCTATGCTCCTATGAGAACTAATGCACTAACAATAGGTGGGGGCATTCTAGTAGCCTATAATGCACATCATGATGCGGTGTATAAACCTATGAATGAAGAAGGAAGAATCATGGCAGAGTTCACCAATAGTATAAACGCTCCCTCTCTACTTCTCTATATAACTCCACCAATGGTCAAAATCGTTGGTATCTTTGGAGCAAGAATAACAAGCATTGAAAAGGCCTTTGGAGAGATATTACTTGGGACAAATACAACTCCAAATACTGGTGCATTAGAGGCTACTCCATTTGATACTGGAAACAAAGATATTGTGATTCTAGACGAAGCGATAATACAGAGTGCTCCTCCGGCATTAAGTATTTCCATTGAAATGGCTTCTCTTGCAAAAGCAGAGCAACTTTTTGGGGCAAGTGCATTTGGAGGAATACCTCTTGATGGATATAAAAACCCGAGGATGATAATAAATGCGAGTAAAGACAATAGATTGACAGTATATGAGTATGATCTTTCCCTTCCAGTGGGAAGGGCTTATGAGGAAGTCATTGGTATTGAAGAAGGGAGGAACGTCATTGATCTATCTGCTTTTAGTGGCATTGTTTCATTTAAACTCAAAAAACCGGACTTTGCAGGAAAAATAAAAATAGAACTTCTTTGA
- the ppcA gene encoding phosphoenolpyruvate carboxylase: MIPRTMSTQHPDNVFIPFFAHESSLGGEDEVLEAFYAFSVLEVQEQMWDFEGKEVDEFVVKKLLEKYGEFFKKKKLGKDFRITPRVPNPSVEKAEAKLLFETLESIPRSADYAKIFYNEEVAPIFEVILPMTTSSEEIERVYELYKKYIIGKQYKRVYDVKIYEWIGKFYPEEISVIPLFETKEAILNAHEILEEYLTGKQFEYQRVFLARSDPAMNYGLISAVVYDKYALFKLQELEEEIGITIYPIIGVGGVPFRGHFTPNNVEEVLEEYSSVQTFTIQSSFKYDHQPKEVIKAIERVNESKRKSAEPIDEEIFTILEKYEEKYSKELRPLAPLIRGVAKYVPSRRRRKLHIGLFGYSREVNGMALPRAIKFTASLYSLGVPPELLGLSALSESELDKISAHYKGLYRDLSFALMYFNPGAAEKFKFLKPIADLQKEFGVEPMEEHEAITTRILSGEFDEGLIVEAAGLRGFLG; the protein is encoded by the coding sequence ATGATACCAAGGACGATGAGTACTCAACATCCTGACAACGTATTCATACCATTTTTTGCACATGAAAGTTCTCTTGGAGGAGAGGACGAAGTTTTGGAAGCGTTTTACGCTTTTAGTGTACTTGAAGTGCAAGAACAAATGTGGGACTTTGAAGGAAAAGAGGTAGACGAGTTTGTAGTAAAAAAACTACTAGAAAAATATGGAGAATTCTTTAAAAAGAAGAAACTAGGCAAAGATTTTAGAATAACTCCCCGTGTCCCAAATCCCAGCGTAGAAAAGGCCGAAGCTAAACTTTTATTTGAAACTCTCGAAAGTATACCTCGCTCTGCAGACTATGCCAAGATCTTCTATAATGAGGAGGTTGCTCCAATATTCGAAGTTATACTCCCAATGACAACTTCATCAGAGGAAATAGAAAGAGTTTATGAGCTCTACAAAAAATACATAATAGGGAAACAGTACAAACGAGTCTATGATGTAAAAATCTATGAATGGATTGGAAAATTCTACCCGGAAGAAATAAGTGTTATACCCCTTTTTGAGACAAAAGAAGCCATATTAAATGCACATGAAATCTTAGAAGAATACTTAACGGGAAAACAGTTTGAATATCAGCGAGTCTTTCTTGCAAGAAGTGACCCTGCAATGAACTACGGCTTGATAAGTGCCGTTGTCTATGATAAGTATGCACTGTTCAAACTTCAGGAACTTGAAGAAGAAATTGGTATTACCATATATCCAATAATAGGTGTAGGCGGAGTACCATTTAGGGGCCATTTTACCCCCAATAATGTTGAAGAAGTCTTGGAAGAGTATTCAAGTGTCCAAACTTTTACTATTCAGAGTTCATTTAAATACGATCACCAGCCAAAAGAAGTTATTAAGGCCATTGAACGTGTTAACGAGTCTAAGCGAAAGAGTGCAGAACCAATAGATGAGGAAATCTTTACAATTTTAGAGAAGTACGAGGAAAAATACTCCAAAGAACTCAGACCCCTAGCTCCACTTATAAGAGGAGTAGCAAAATATGTACCCTCAAGGAGAAGAAGGAAGCTCCACATAGGGCTCTTTGGATACTCAAGGGAAGTTAATGGCATGGCCCTACCGAGAGCTATAAAATTCACTGCATCCCTTTATTCCCTCGGTGTTCCACCAGAGCTCTTAGGACTAAGTGCTTTAAGTGAAAGTGAGTTAGACAAAATCAGCGCCCACTATAAAGGCCTTTACAGAGATCTTAGCTTTGCTCTGATGTATTTCAACCCAGGGGCAGCCGAGAAGTTCAAGTTCTTAAAACCTATTGCTGATCTTCAAAAGGAGTTTGGAGTAGAGCCTATGGAAGAACACGAGGCAATAACCACAAGGATATTAAGTGGAGAGTTCGATGAGGGATTAATCGTCGAAGCCGCTGGGTTGAGGGGGTTTTTGGGTTGA
- a CDS encoding Na+/H+ antiporter NhaC family protein has product MADFGILSLLPPLVAIILAIWSKRVLFALFAGVWIGGVMASGWNPVTGTIQTWTWIIENVTDSWNATILVFDFLIGAGVGLIYKSGGAHAVARSLTKRVKNSKGASVLGWLLGILVFFDDYTNTIIVGNTMRPITDRARVSREMLAYIDDSTAAPVAGLALVSTWIGYEIGLIGESFDSLGITLGSYAAWLSSVPYRFYSILAIILVFLVAYTHRHYGPMLHAEYRARTTGKVMRDGAKPLMTTEVDLGMPKETGDVWNFILPILSLVFITLYGMWYTGGGGATYAEEGLMGVLSNSDAATALLWGSFSMVLVGMTIILARKQMTVEEVETAIVQGMKQMMLATAILVLAWSIKSATTAVGTADYVVNLATSANIPAGIVPLIVFLVAMFISFTTGTSWGTFGILMPIAIPLAYQITGGQIGPVLYASIGAVFAGGIFGDHCSPISDTTIMSSMFSGSDHIDHVNTQIPYAVTAAGSGVILYLLFAIGVHSWPILLPIGFVLLVAAWYVLSEWYGKKYGIPHGKVPVYTVED; this is encoded by the coding sequence ATGGCGGACTTCGGAATCTTGTCTTTGCTGCCACCTTTGGTAGCTATTATATTGGCTATCTGGTCAAAAAGAGTATTATTCGCTTTGTTTGCAGGTGTTTGGATTGGTGGAGTCATGGCATCTGGATGGAACCCAGTAACCGGCACAATTCAAACATGGACTTGGATAATTGAGAATGTGACAGACAGTTGGAATGCAACGATTTTAGTCTTTGACTTTCTGATTGGTGCCGGAGTTGGACTAATTTATAAATCAGGAGGAGCCCATGCAGTTGCAAGAAGTTTAACAAAGAGGGTGAAAAACAGTAAAGGTGCCTCGGTGCTTGGATGGCTTTTGGGAATTCTTGTTTTCTTCGATGACTATACCAACACTATCATAGTTGGTAACACTATGAGACCAATAACAGACAGGGCAAGAGTCTCAAGAGAAATGCTTGCTTATATCGATGATTCAACTGCAGCGCCAGTGGCCGGATTAGCATTAGTTTCTACGTGGATCGGATATGAGATTGGACTGATTGGTGAATCATTTGACAGCCTTGGAATCACCCTTGGTTCCTATGCTGCTTGGCTTTCAAGTGTTCCTTATAGGTTCTATTCAATCTTGGCTATAATACTAGTGTTCCTAGTTGCTTATACTCACAGACACTACGGCCCAATGCTCCATGCTGAGTATAGGGCAAGGACAACTGGAAAAGTCATGCGTGATGGAGCTAAACCATTAATGACAACTGAAGTGGATCTTGGAATGCCAAAAGAAACTGGAGATGTTTGGAACTTTATCCTACCGATCCTTAGCCTCGTGTTTATAACTCTCTATGGAATGTGGTACACTGGTGGTGGAGGAGCAACTTACGCAGAGGAAGGTCTAATGGGAGTACTTTCGAACTCTGATGCTGCCACTGCCTTGCTATGGGGTTCATTTAGTATGGTCTTGGTTGGAATGACAATAATTCTTGCAAGAAAACAAATGACAGTTGAAGAAGTTGAAACCGCAATTGTCCAAGGTATGAAACAAATGATGTTGGCAACTGCAATTTTAGTGCTTGCATGGAGTATCAAAAGTGCTACAACCGCTGTTGGAACCGCTGATTATGTAGTAAACCTAGCTACAAGCGCAAACATCCCAGCAGGAATAGTCCCACTTATAGTATTCCTAGTAGCAATGTTTATATCATTTACAACAGGAACTTCTTGGGGAACTTTCGGTATTCTCATGCCAATTGCAATTCCTTTGGCATATCAAATTACAGGCGGACAAATTGGTCCAGTTCTCTATGCCTCAATAGGTGCAGTTTTTGCTGGTGGTATCTTTGGTGACCACTGTTCACCAATAAGTGATACCACAATTATGAGTTCAATGTTCTCAGGAAGTGACCACATAGATCACGTAAATACCCAGATCCCATACGCCGTAACAGCTGCGGGAAGTGGAGTAATCCTCTACCTCCTCTTTGCAATAGGTGTCCACAGCTGGCCAATCTTGCTACCAATAGGCTTTGTACTCTTGGTTGCTGCTTGGTATGTACTCAGTGAATGGTATGGCAAAAAGTATGGCATACCACATGGAAAAGTGCCAGTATATACTGTTGAAGACTGA
- the tes gene encoding tetraether lipid synthase Tes, with translation MEEASGVVPSGEKEFEESSKHPQDIIEYPEISDEEFYKLLSKASKHYGGSLPHKTWSICPETRDIVPAVVWEKDGKIWITKKCSEGMITDVYYEDAEMYKRFEEWKFEFKIKTYNVENTGVNCPFDCGLCPRHYSHTNLLNIVLTNRCNLSCWYCFFYAKEGQPIYEPTLEQIRIMLRNAKMEEPVGANAVQFTGGEPTLRDDIIEIVKIAKEEGYDHIQLNTDGIKLAFDPGLVKNLREAGVNTLYLSYDGMSPQTNWKNHWEIPLIFENVRKAEGPGIVLVPTTIRNVNDHELGAIINFGLNHLDIVRGVNFQPISLVGRVPRRERQRFRITIPGAIQKIDEQTNGAIAKEDWYPIPIAGHIARFFEAFAGRKYYMTSHFGCGAATYIFLDENRVIPISRFLDVEGFVEFLEERVEEIKEWNSLGRLQKLKLGAEIFLKFKSFYDEDYAPKSFDVLKIMRHAFTHGTYEALGEFHNRTLFLGMMHFMDEYNYDIERVERCVIHYALPDGRIVPFCTFNVIPELYRDKIQAQFSYTWEEWKALHPEWEYKKDKYVRTKEFIEQMKRSELYKKTYIDIKNYFG, from the coding sequence ATGGAAGAAGCATCTGGGGTGGTGCCAAGCGGAGAAAAAGAATTTGAAGAATCAAGCAAGCACCCCCAAGACATTATCGAATATCCTGAAATCAGTGATGAAGAGTTCTACAAACTCCTTAGCAAAGCCAGTAAGCATTATGGTGGGTCTCTGCCCCATAAAACATGGTCTATTTGTCCAGAAACACGTGACATTGTCCCTGCTGTTGTCTGGGAAAAAGATGGAAAAATTTGGATAACAAAGAAGTGTTCTGAGGGTATGATTACTGATGTTTATTATGAAGATGCTGAGATGTACAAACGCTTTGAAGAGTGGAAATTTGAGTTTAAAATAAAGACGTATAATGTTGAGAACACAGGTGTTAATTGTCCTTTTGATTGTGGTTTATGTCCAAGACATTACTCCCATACAAACCTTCTTAACATTGTTTTGACCAATCGGTGCAATTTATCCTGTTGGTATTGCTTTTTCTACGCCAAAGAAGGACAACCAATTTACGAGCCTACTCTAGAGCAGATTAGAATAATGCTCCGTAATGCAAAGATGGAAGAGCCTGTTGGGGCTAATGCAGTTCAGTTCACGGGAGGAGAGCCAACGCTTAGGGATGATATTATCGAGATTGTCAAAATAGCAAAAGAAGAAGGTTATGACCACATTCAATTGAACACGGATGGAATAAAACTTGCCTTTGACCCTGGACTTGTGAAAAATCTCCGAGAAGCAGGTGTAAATACCCTCTATCTAAGCTATGATGGAATGAGTCCTCAAACCAATTGGAAGAACCACTGGGAAATTCCATTGATTTTCGAGAATGTAAGAAAAGCTGAAGGGCCTGGAATAGTTCTGGTACCCACTACGATAAGGAACGTAAATGACCACGAGCTTGGAGCTATTATAAACTTTGGTCTTAACCATCTTGACATAGTCAGGGGTGTAAACTTCCAACCAATTTCCCTTGTTGGAAGAGTCCCAAGAAGGGAGAGACAGCGCTTTAGAATCACAATTCCTGGGGCAATACAAAAAATAGATGAGCAAACAAATGGAGCTATAGCAAAAGAGGATTGGTATCCGATTCCTATAGCTGGCCACATTGCAAGATTCTTTGAGGCTTTTGCAGGTAGAAAATACTACATGACCTCCCACTTTGGATGTGGGGCTGCTACTTACATTTTCCTTGACGAGAACAGAGTAATCCCCATCTCCAGGTTCCTTGATGTTGAGGGGTTCGTAGAATTCTTAGAAGAGAGAGTAGAAGAAATTAAAGAATGGAACTCACTAGGAAGACTTCAAAAGCTAAAGCTTGGAGCAGAAATCTTTCTAAAGTTTAAGAGTTTCTATGATGAGGACTATGCTCCAAAAAGCTTTGATGTACTTAAAATTATGAGACATGCCTTCACCCATGGAACCTATGAAGCCCTGGGAGAATTCCACAACAGAACTCTGTTCCTTGGCATGATGCACTTCATGGACGAGTACAATTATGATATTGAAAGAGTGGAGAGATGCGTGATTCATTATGCACTACCAGATGGAAGAATAGTGCCATTCTGCACATTTAATGTGATTCCTGAACTATATAGGGACAAAATCCAAGCCCAATTCAGCTATACGTGGGAAGAATGGAAGGCTCTACATCCGGAATGGGAATATAAAAAAGATAAATACGTAAGAACCAAGGAATTTATAGAACAAATGAAAAGAAGCGAACTATACAAAAAGACCTACATAGACATAAAGAATTATTTTGGGTGA
- a CDS encoding DUF3213 domain-containing protein has protein sequence MKRIDFKLNNITPTEARKTQYQLLLNPAVYRVFLNGYTKRGYIIFEENKLPQEELLEMLRIFEPIIISERKTTKEELIENSLSWKNTIGT, from the coding sequence ATGAAAAGGATAGATTTTAAACTCAATAACATCACGCCCACCGAGGCTAGGAAAACTCAATACCAACTCCTACTAAACCCAGCAGTATACAGAGTATTTCTAAACGGGTATACGAAAAGGGGTTACATAATCTTCGAGGAAAACAAACTTCCTCAAGAAGAACTTCTAGAAATGCTCAGAATCTTTGAACCAATAATCATCAGCGAGAGGAAAACTACTAAAGAAGAGCTGATTGAGAATAGTCTAAGCTGGAAGAACACAATAGGAACCTGA
- a CDS encoding alpha/beta hydrolase family protein, with product MKKLNARDLSNFKLVGGLDVYKKKVVFTVSEINLEKDDYFSKIYLYDGRKVKQFTSGPKDLNPCFSPDGSLIAFTSKRDKENKEAELYIIPTDGGEAKLLTKFKLGIREYEFSPDGKTLAVITPVELERKKKSEDVHILKEIPFWFNGVGWVYGKRNHIYLVNTESGRKRKLTKGTLNIHTLKWSEDGNKIYFVAQEDREKKPMITDLFVIDLKTKRIEKLTDSKWRIGDVIPLEDGTFILRMSTLERGIATNTHIYHFNPETKEITKLTAKLDRSAYNSLNCDVRGPSRDTIVYKEGWIYYIATDGPRANLFRVNLGGEIERVVGGNRSVETFGVGDYIVFNAQDAITPTELYIVKDGKEKRITAFNDWITEYKLSKPEYFKVKVSDGMEIDAWIMKPVEFKEGKKYPAVLEIHGGPKTAYGYSFMHEFHVLSSKGFVVIFSNPRGSDGYGEEFADIREHYGERDYQDLMEVMDEALKRFDFIDEERIGVTGGSYGGFMTNWIVGHTKRFKAAVTQRSISNWTSFFGTTDIGYYFTPDQIGGDPWSNFEGYWEKSPLKYAPNVETPLLIIHSMEDYRCWLPEALQLFIALKYLGKEVQLAVFPGENHDLSRKGKPKHRVKRLELIVGWMERWLKR from the coding sequence ATGAAAAAACTGAACGCAAGAGACTTGAGCAATTTTAAACTCGTTGGTGGATTGGATGTATATAAAAAGAAGGTTGTATTTACAGTGAGCGAGATAAATCTAGAAAAAGATGACTATTTCTCCAAAATATACCTCTACGATGGGAGAAAAGTAAAGCAGTTTACTTCCGGTCCCAAGGACTTAAATCCTTGTTTTTCACCTGATGGAAGTCTCATAGCTTTCACTTCAAAGCGGGACAAAGAGAACAAAGAGGCCGAACTCTATATCATTCCAACAGATGGAGGGGAAGCTAAACTTCTCACTAAATTCAAACTAGGGATAAGGGAATATGAATTTTCACCTGATGGAAAAACGCTTGCTGTAATTACTCCAGTCGAACTTGAGAGAAAGAAAAAATCTGAGGATGTGCATATCTTAAAAGAAATTCCCTTTTGGTTTAATGGGGTGGGATGGGTATACGGTAAACGGAATCATATTTACCTTGTGAATACAGAAAGTGGTAGAAAAAGAAAGTTAACAAAGGGAACTCTAAACATCCACACTTTAAAATGGAGTGAGGATGGCAATAAAATTTACTTTGTAGCCCAAGAAGATAGGGAGAAGAAACCAATGATAACTGATCTTTTTGTAATTGACCTTAAAACAAAGAGAATAGAAAAACTCACTGACTCAAAGTGGCGTATTGGTGATGTCATCCCACTTGAAGATGGAACCTTTATTCTCAGGATGAGCACTCTTGAAAGGGGAATAGCAACTAACACACATATTTATCACTTTAATCCAGAAACTAAAGAAATTACAAAGCTCACAGCTAAACTAGATCGATCTGCATACAATTCACTAAACTGTGATGTTAGAGGGCCTTCAAGAGATACTATCGTTTATAAAGAAGGATGGATTTATTATATAGCCACTGATGGTCCAAGGGCAAACCTATTCCGCGTTAATCTTGGAGGAGAGATAGAACGTGTTGTTGGTGGAAACAGAAGCGTAGAAACCTTTGGTGTTGGAGATTACATTGTCTTCAATGCTCAAGATGCAATTACCCCAACTGAGCTATATATTGTCAAAGATGGGAAAGAGAAGAGGATTACAGCTTTTAATGATTGGATCACAGAGTACAAGCTCTCAAAACCAGAATATTTTAAGGTTAAAGTTTCTGATGGCATGGAAATTGATGCATGGATAATGAAACCTGTGGAGTTTAAGGAAGGGAAGAAGTATCCTGCTGTCCTTGAGATTCACGGAGGACCAAAAACGGCCTATGGTTACTCTTTCATGCATGAGTTTCATGTCCTGTCCTCTAAGGGATTTGTAGTAATTTTTTCTAACCCCAGAGGAAGCGATGGTTATGGGGAAGAATTTGCCGATATAAGAGAGCATTATGGAGAAAGAGACTACCAGGATCTCATGGAAGTTATGGATGAGGCCTTGAAAAGATTTGATTTCATTGATGAAGAAAGAATAGGTGTTACCGGAGGTTCTTACGGAGGCTTTATGACAAACTGGATAGTGGGCCACACGAAGAGATTTAAAGCTGCGGTAACTCAAAGGTCGATATCAAACTGGACAAGCTTCTTTGGGACGACTGACATAGGATATTACTTTACTCCTGATCAGATAGGTGGGGATCCATGGAGCAATTTTGAAGGCTACTGGGAAAAGAGCCCCTTAAAATACGCGCCAAACGTTGAAACACCGCTCCTTATAATTCACTCTATGGAGGACTATCGCTGCTGGTTGCCAGAAGCATTGCAGTTATTCATAGCCCTAAAATATCTTGGAAAAGAAGTTCAATTGGCAGTATTTCCAGGAGAGAATCATGATTTGTCAAGAAAAGGAAAGCCGAAGCATAGAGTAAAGAGGCTCGAGTTGATTGTAGGGTGGATGGAGAGATGGCTTAAGAGATAA
- the udg gene encoding type-4 uracil-DNA glycosylase, with amino-acid sequence MKKLEERVKTCRKCPLGELRTNAVPGSGSYESKIMFIGEGPGYWEDQKGLPFVGRAGKVLDELLESIGLTRDEVYITNIIKCRPPNNRDPTEEEIKTCSPYLDMQIDLLRPKIIVPLGRHSMSYILKKFGFEPEPISKIHGKTFEARTLFGKIVIMPIYHPAVALYRPQLREELERDFKKLRTLLDDLL; translated from the coding sequence ATGAAGAAGTTGGAAGAACGAGTAAAAACTTGCAGAAAGTGCCCTTTAGGAGAACTTAGAACAAACGCTGTCCCAGGTTCTGGAAGCTATGAGTCGAAGATAATGTTTATTGGAGAAGGACCGGGATACTGGGAAGACCAGAAAGGCTTACCCTTTGTGGGAAGGGCAGGGAAGGTATTAGATGAACTTTTAGAAAGTATTGGCCTAACGAGAGATGAGGTGTATATCACAAACATCATAAAATGTAGGCCTCCAAATAATCGGGATCCAACAGAAGAAGAGATAAAAACATGCTCTCCATATCTGGATATGCAGATCGATCTACTTCGACCAAAAATCATAGTGCCATTGGGTAGGCATTCGATGTCATATATTCTCAAGAAATTTGGGTTTGAGCCAGAGCCGATAAGTAAGATTCACGGGAAGACCTTTGAAGCAAGGACACTTTTTGGCAAAATTGTCATAATGCCAATTTATCATCCTGCTGTTGCTCTTTATAGACCCCAACTTAGAGAGGAATTAGAAAGGGATTTTAAAAAGCTTCGAACTCTTCTGGATGATTTGCTTTAA